The DNA sequence GaggtttctgtttgtttcagtgGATTTCAGTTTGACATTGGGTGTCAGTAATTTCTTCTCCAGCGTTGCTTTGGTAATTAGAGCTTTATCCTTTTCAGTACTTCCCAGGAAAAATACGCTACAATCCTTTAACTCCTCCCCTTTCTGGGAAAGGGAAACCACTGCTTCACTTGGAGTTTCATTTCTGCAGCTCGTCCTTATCTTTAGAATGTAAATAGGCAGATAAAGCTTTCTAATTaatatacttttttaaaagagtttctaattaaacttctttttttttttccttcataagcattaaaatagaaataaccACTTTTGAAGGAACAGTAAATTATCTGTGCACACAGATCTAGGAAAGGCCAAAGGTATTTTGGGTGGAATAGCTGTAATTCTgaagggaggaggcagagatTTCCTTTGAAGTTTTTTGCACCGTTGGAGTGCACTCTTATCAACTTTTCTTTTGTATGTGGCTGGACTTCACAAGCTTTAATAACTTCAGAACGTTCCCATTGTTCTGTTTGAATGTATTTGTTCTTCAGGTTCCTTGTTTTCCTTAGAGCAACTCTGGATGGTGACAACTGTAAAAGCAAGGATCATTTTTTCACTCCAGTGAGTGGACTTCTCCAGCTTTGCCTTACAAAGGAGGATGTTGTCTCTGAGACAGCCTTGAAATataattctgcatttttaaataggAGCTCTTCCTTCGGTGGTGAATGTGTAGGCACCTCTCTCTGGCAGTGTCCAAAAAATTTTGAGGGCACTGAAAATGAATGCACAAAGAAGCAGTAAGTCTTCTGCTAGCCATTTATGCCTTTGCAGCCTGTCCAAGGCATGGATCAATTTCCCAAACTTGTTCCTTACTTCTGCTTATTTTACACTAATTCTCATTCTTCTCCCCTCAGCTTGGATGGTTTTCTTTATGGCTGAAGCAGATAAAGTCTTTCTTTGGTATTGAGGTTagagttttttatttttattttcactatGGGCTTTCAGAACAAAGTTCTGCTTCTGTCTTTGCATTTCACTTGTGTCTCTGTGAGTGTTCATAGCCTGAAGTTCCTGCAGGTGTGTCTTTCCAGCTCTTTTGCATTTCAGTGCCTTCAGCTTCTGTGGGTGAGCTTAGAAAACTTTGGGGGTTGTGTTCATTTTAAGAAGTTCCCTCAGAGACTGCTGTAACGCCTGGAGTTCATGATCAGCTGTTTTAATAACAAACCCATGGGCCTGCCTTCTCCTAAATCTGCATCAACAAAAGGTTCCAATCACTCTTCTGGACTCTTATCTTTCATGTTCCTGTGCCTTGTTCACAATCCACATCCCCTTTGGttccagcagctttccagctggTTTCTCATCCAGATCCCCTTTCTGTCACCTCTCCTGGTTATATTCTCTGCTTCCCTTTGCCTTTCCCACAGCAATGCATGTTGTGCCTGGTGTGATGCAGGTTTGGAGTGTGAAACCCACTCAGTTTTGCTGTGAGACAAAAAGGTGTTGGATTTCTACAGAGAGGTTTCAGCCTTTGTGTTTCTTACTTGGAAAGAAAGGCCTTAATTTTGGTAGAGACCCAGGAACAGCACCTGCTTGGAGAAGCAAAGCTGAGTTTTGCTCTCTTTGCTTCCCCATCTTGTTCTCTGGATTGCTGTGCTCCAGGTTGTCTTTTCTCTGGACCTGGCTTCCTTCTGGTCAAGCCTTCTACAGCCTCTTCCACCATGGCATTGCACCTGTCTGTGTGCCTTCAATGACTCTTCAGCAAACCCCTTCTCTTTCTGAGTGGGAGCAGTCTGCTGTtctcctgtcccacctggctGTGTTCAAGGATGTTACTTAAGAACCTTAAATGTAAAGAATTTCTGGGATTATTTGGTAATTGGGAACAAAATTGTCATTAATGCCACATGACTGTCATCAGGATAACTGAATGGGTGACTTCCTTACAGCAATGTCTTACAGATGTAGACTAATTCCTGCCCTAATAATTAATGAACTAGTGATCAgtgtttgaaaattattttatttctctcttgtGCATGTGATGTTAAGAAATATCAAATCAGGTTATGAAATAACTTGGGGGaggttttgctgcttctttcttcTAAATTTCATTTAATGCTTGTTCTGCAAGATTCTGCACATCTTACACCCATTTCCCAACTTCCCTGTTTTCTCTGTGAGCTGGCATTGaaccccctggctgtgctgtgctttgggtgCCTTCTGTTCGTGAGCAGTCTTGTTCCTTTTGGTGCTTCTCAATTCACAGAACACTGTAATAAAATCCTGTCATGGTTTGGGATAGGATGGTTCAGCACTCAGCAAGATTGCACCTGTCTATGTTGCTTGTGAAATGTAACAAAATCCCTTATCACTGAGGTAAtcaaatgtataaataaataaatatgtatatatttcaGTTAAAATGCACTTTAAGCTAAGGCATACTTAGAACTTCTATTTGCATGAAGTAGTTCAGAGGGGGAAATAAAGCTGTTCTTTGTGAGTTCTGTCTAAATGTGACACTTGGAATGAATCTAGCACATCTGTGATGAGAACCTGGTGTCTTTTCATGTGGCACCACAGGTTTTTCTCTGTAGCAATTTGAATTATGCATAAAATACAGTGAATTCAGCTGTAACTAGGTAAATCTGTCACTTGGCAACTAATAAGGATCCTGTGAGTCACTGCTGTGGGTATTCTCATTTTgtatctatttttttattttcttagtgAAGTTTGGTTTCAAAATGTTTCAACTAAATGTTTTCTATTTGCAGGATCAAAGCTCAAATTCCTCACTGCTGTCTTGGAGGAGTTTTCAGGTAGGCTTGACATAAAATTTGGTTACATGGAAAGATGGGTAATAATGAAGGTTATGACTGGAAGAGAAttccaataaaataaatatttcatgtgACCATGTGGCTCTGGTGCTATCCACTGTCTGAATCAGCAAGGCTGATCTTGAGCATAAAGCGAAGATGaagaaaacttttatttcaGCAAGGTCTGCAGGGAATGAGAATCTTGAATTCAAGGGATATTTCTGCATCCTAAATTCTACAATTTTAAGGTCTAGTCTCTGTCTTCACTAGGGTTTATAGCAACTCAGAGACATGTCTTGTTTTGAAACCTTTGAGTTAAGGGAAAAACAATCCCATTTTCATATTGGGATCTCCAGCTTGTTCTGATCTTTTCCATTGGCAAACCCAAGTGGGACAAAAGATATacataaaacataaaaaccTTGATTAATAAgatgagaagggaaaaaaaaagtattttggtGGCAGGAGATGGTGTTATCTTCTCTTAGTTTAAATTTGTCTTCAGGAATGCAGAGACATGGCTACAGCACCAGTctggttggttttgggggtgctgggagtGCAGAGGACATGCAGGGGAACCTGTGTGAGGTGCTGAATTCAGTCAGGGCATTatataatgttattttattttgcagaaggtgattttgtgattttattcTGAGTCTCTGCTCTGTCTCTTCTCCGCAGTGCAGCGGGAGGCGCAACTGGACCGCGGCGCGAGACCTGCAGAGATACAGAAACCATTACCCAGTAggtgctcctggggctgctcctcacctctcctgctgcaggagctcttcCTGCATCTGGGAGCTCCTTTTTGCCTTTGCTTTACAGGCTCAGCACCTTGCAAGGATTCATTTGTGAGGGGGAAGGGATGATGTGCATGTGGGTGCATCAGAAACAAGCTGCTACTTACCAAAGCACATTTGGAGGATTTAGCTTGAAATGTGTAGGGAATGTGAGGGAAAGCAAAGGGAAGTATTGCCTTTTAAAGGGTTGTTGTTTGTTCATTTCTTGTTCTCATCTCCAGGATTTGAAAGAACCAGAGAATGAGGAGGATGAAGAGATGTGGAACTTAAGCTTTTACAAAAATGAGATTGCTTTTGTGCCCCACGGTGAGTGCTTTGTGTGGTGGCTGCTTGATGccatctgctgcagctgggtgaTAAGAGAGTAGTTTCATCCATGTGAGACAgtaacaaaccaaaccaagcaaccaaccaaaaccaccaCCCAAACCAATAAAAACCCATCAAGaacttcaatttttaaatattcctgCTGTATTTTCCTTGGTATTCTGGTGGTAGGAAACAAAGGTATTTTTCTGGCTGGTTGTCTTATTGGAGGAGTTAATGCTTGTGTGTAAATATCTGGGTTAGGATAGTGAGCTGTGTGGAGTGACTGACTGGCTAACTTTATTTTGGTATCACTTCTTGCCtgaccttttccttttccttgcaggTGTGCATATTGAAATTCTGCTCTCATCTTGGGGGGACAAGTATGAAACACTGGAAGAAAACCATTCCTACATACAGTGGTAAATTGTTTGCATGAATACAATGCCTCTCTAGTTGTGCCCCTTGTAAGTGTCAAGTGGATCTGTATTACTGATTTTGGCTTCACACATGGCCCAAAATTGCTTCAGTTAATTGAGATGCACTCCTGAGGAAGCAAAGCACTAGAACTCCTGAAAGCACAGGTTTCTAGTGCAGCTGTGGCAATAGATCTCAATCATTTGTGGTCTTGTGGCACAGAGTTAAGGCAAGGAGAGAGAGATCCACATTGGCAAAGTTTTTTGTTATTAGTGTAAACAGTACTTTTATGGGAGGAGTTTACTAGAACAAAACTTCTGTGTCCCTAAGGATGGGAGTTCTCCAAGAGCTACCTGTGATACCACAGAttttggaatctgttttggttttaacAAGTTGGGTACCCTGGGTTGGATGTCATCTTTGCTCATCTGACCTGAAGATTCCTTTCTCTTCAGGCTGTTCCCTTTACGTGAGCATGGGATGAACTGGCGTGCCAGGCCACTCACCTGTCAAGAAATCCAGGTATTTATCTTAAGCTTTTGTCTCTTTCTTCTTTGAGATCTGAAGGCTGTTAATATTTCCCCTAAATACCTTATATTTGAAGTCtagtgtttttttctgttgtttccttGGGCTTTTagtgtgcacagagctcacagtGAAGCATTTGCATGTCTTGTGTCAGCAGTGAAATGCTAATGATGCAATCAACCCTTGTTTAGAATTCAGGTGCCCTTAATCTGGTGCAGGTAATTAAGgagttgcatttttttttttttctaattgctGTGTCCTGTTTTCAGGCCTTTAGGAAGTCCAAGGAAGTCATGGACAGGTTTTTACGTGCTTACAAGCTCATGCTGGGATTTTATGGAATCAACCTCGTCAATGAAGAAACTGGAGAACTTAAGAGAGCAGAGAATTGGCGTGAACGATTTGAAAACTTGAACAGGTGATTGTGTTGATGCTGTTGAGCATTTACTACAGCCAGGCACTTCTTTGAAGGGGAAAACAAAGTCTAAGCCTAGGAAATCCCCAGCCATAGAGGAATGGAGACTTTTGTTGATAAATGTTATCTAGTGAAagtatttttaacttttattcTGTTAAGCTACAAAATAGAAGTCTTTCCATATGGTTCCCTGGTTGTTTATGAAGCACCCTTAATGTGTGCAAAATGCTGTGAGTCCTTGTGTGAAAAGTGCTCTGCAAATGGGATGGTTTTATATTATTGCAGGTTTTGTGGAGTAAGTAACAACCCTTCCTGGTAATATTAACCTTGAAAGGAGAGAGCAtaatcacaaaagaaaaaacaacttgAAGTCTGTCAAGTactaaaatagaaaaggaaaaaccagcTGTGTCTAGCTTCAGTCCTGAGGTTTTGGCAGCATCTTTCATGCCTGTATTCTCAACACTACAGGCTCTCTGTCAGTATCTGCCCCAACATGGTGGTTCTTACCTACTGGTGGCTGATTGAGAAAGCCAAAACCTTTCCAAGCAGCTGGTGATGAATCCTGTCAACCCAGGGAGGGTTAGGAAGGACCTGCTGAaggcaaacagcagcagtgagtgCCTTAAAGTAAGCCCATCTGTGCTCCCATTTGCATTGTCAAACAGTCTTTAATGGCTCACAGTCAGTAAGTGATAAAACATTTTCCAGATGTCCCAGAGGTTCACAGTGACTTGTAAGGCTTTCCCTTGAtagctttgcttttctgttttctccaggTTCAGCCACAACAATTTGAGGATTACTCGCATCCTGAAGTGCCTGGGGGAGATGGGATATGAAAACTATCAAGTGCACTTGGTGAAGTTTTTCCTCACAGAAACTCTTGTGGAGGAGACATTACCAAATGTCAAGAGAAGTGCCTTGGATTACTTCCTGTTCACTGTCAGGAGCAAAGAAAAGAGGAGGGAACTCATCCACTACGCTTGGCAACACTTCAAACCTCAGAGCAGCTTCGTGTGGGGGCCTCGTGACAAACTCCAAAAGTACCGACCCCgctctgccagggcacagctgcaccAAAGGCCTGAGGATAAACTGGACACCCAGTGTCAGAAATGTGATCCTGTGGAGAAGGATCAGAACCAGTGCTCAGAGGTGGAACAGAAAGCTGGAGATGCTGTGGAGTTGCAGCTTGCAATGAGTGATGAACATGTAAAGGAGAAGATAAGCAAATGTGTTTTGAAGGCAGGAGATgatgaagaagagaaagaagctTCATTTGGccagctggaggaagaggatttaaaaaatgaagctgAAGAAGGGCAGGGTTCTGCAGAGAATGATTGCACAAAGGAGAGCAAGAAGAGAAAACTGAATGCAGGTTTGGCAGGTGCTAAAGGCGACGGATCATTGAAAAACTCTGCTGATATTGAAAACATTTCCCATAATCTGGGAGAGTGTGCAATTGATGCAGAGAtcccctgctcagagccaggctcCCAGGCTGAGGAGGATCAGGAGGCTCTGAAGGAAGATGATTCAAGCACCAAAGAGCCAGCGGCGCCGGAGGCCGCGGACGCGGCTGTGAAACGCAGGAAGGTTGATAAAAAAACATCTAGAGGCAAACAAGTGAACTTGGCCATAAACCTGAGCATGGggccctcagcctctgctgccaaagcaaatccagctgctgctaacggtgaggctggaaaaggaggTGTCAGTGaggaaaatgcagctgtggAAGTGCCAAGTGAGAAGGAGGGTGGTGGTGAtgcagatggtggggctgtgagAGCCCCAGCTGCTTCCAGGCCCCCCAGGACTGGCTGCACTGCTCCAGTCGAGGATGGCTGCAAGTCCAGTGGAGATCAAAACTCAGCAGGGGGTGATCAGCACCACTGCAACAGCAAACTCATGGGGGGTAAAAGTGAACTAGGTGGGGTTGGACAGCAGGAAAAGGTGGAAAAGGCAGGTGAAAAAGGGCAAGCAGAAGACAAAGAGAAGAAGCAAGCTCCAGAGAGTCATGAGCAGAGCATGACACGCGCTTGTCCTGAAGAAAACAGTGCTAAGGTCCCACCAGAAAAAGGTGAGGGCTCTGAGaatggagcagagcctggtggagagcagggagcagcagagtgagagcagcacagtgagcacctgagccagcagagaTGGCACTGCCCTGTACTGGGAGCCAGCTTTGGTGGCTTGGAGAACTGAATAAACTTTGGGATGATCCAGCTGGCCCCTGTCTCACTTTCACTCTTCCATGATTTTTCATCATCTGTAGTAAACTCACTGAGATCCAGCTCTTGGTTACCCTAAAGAGGAAAACTTTATTTACTCATCTTCATGGACAGGCTGTGTCCTGTTGCTGGGTTTTATCTGATGTTCAGGGCTATCTTGGAGCAACGGGGATTTTTGCACTTTGCTTTGATTCTGGTTATGTCCCTActgaaagagaagaggaaaactGATCTGTCTCCTTGTTTGAATTACCTAAGTATTTATTAAAGACATGATTTTTAATGTAAAGACAGCATGACCTAATTTGCCAGGCCTTTCTACTGCTGTGTAACTTCTGTTTGTTACTGTGAAAGGCTGTACCTTCCCAGGAGTTTTCCTGGCAGAATTGCTGTTTCTCTAAAAGAGATGAGTATATGGATTTCACATGATGTCAATGTAGTTGCCTCTCTTCCTATAAGGAAAGTAGGTTTGGCTTTAGACTGGGATAGATCTGTAGCCAAAATGTGTCTCTGACCAGTGTAAACCTTTGTGTAGAGATTCTGTTCTCTTGAGGTGCAAAGTGCTGAGGAATTCTCTTTATCCCCACAGAGGTTGCTTTGTAGTTCTTGTTGGAGTTAAGACTACAAATTGCCTGCTGCTTTCTAAGAGAAAAAGCTCCAGGTTTTGCATAAAACTGttcagagctgctcttccttcCCCGTGTGTTCCAACCACTTTATATAGTCTTCCACAGATTTTTTTGTCCATGACTGTTTCAGAGGCTCTCATTTCTCAGTtgccaaagcagcacagatATTTCCCAGTGCATTTTTTCAGCTTTAGCTGGTAATTTGCAGTGGCCTGGGGGGGCTCTTTCCTGCAGGCCCATGGCTGAGGTTTGATGTGTCAGATCCAGCCAGTTTCCTCCTTAGGGCAGGATTGCTTTGCCTTTAATGTCAGACAGCCAGGGCATATTCCAGTGCAGCATGTCTGGAAACCACTGGGCTTTGTGGGGCACTTAATTGAAACGTTAATTGGAGAGGCTATCTATGCTTGTCTGGTTCATTTATTTCCAGCCCTTAAGAATTTACTTTCAGACCTTGCCAGCTCTTTGCCTGCCTCTGTTCCTGACCTCCCTGTCAGCTGTTCTGCCACACTGCACACACTCCACAGGTCTGGAAGAGCATTAAAACAGTTTAGCACCTTCACTCCTAAAAATTTACAACAGAGAATCTGTTTCATGAAGCAGAGGAAATTGTTTCCAACAGCCTGAAGGTCTGGACTTGCTGTTTGCTCAGgttgtttgggttggttttgagGTTGTTTGGTGCTGTTTGGTTTGTGTAGGAGATGGCCAGAGAGCAGATGCAGCAGCTTGTGCAATGTCaatgtttttcctctctgctaCAGCTCTTAAGAAGCTTTATCTTTCAAGGAATTTGAGGGgtgatttgccttcccagcctGTAGGTTCTGATCCAGCATGCCACATGTGTGTGTGGGAATAAAAGTCTGCAAGCCCAACATCTGATGTTCATGGTCACACATGTACTGAAAAAAggctttaatattttaaaatacttctttctTCTTAAGAACAGATGGAGGTAAATAGCCAATAAGACTACACTTAACTACAGATGGAAATACTTGAAGATGTTGAGTGAAAATTCTTTCCTAACGGATTCCTAAGAATTGTTAATTGTGGCTTTTGTACAGATTTATagtaattttcttatttaatgaaattttcatTGTGAATATGTGCTCAGTTGGGGCATAGATCCTATATCTTGTTATGGTTTTGTGTTTAATGGGATTTCACTCTGATCCCCAGCCTGGAGTGAGTGCTCAAACCAagcccttccctctcctgccagGTTCACTTTTGGCTGTAGGTGTGTGTGGTGAGTTCACAGGTGTTTGCCAGCACTCAGAGCTGTATCACGGAGTCTGTGATGTTAATTCCCCTATTAAAGCATGACTTGAAAGCATATCAgtttccttttatattttttcatctttgagGGTGGGATATGACCTTGTATTTACCCACCCCCCTGGAGCCATGAGCTGTTGCTTGGTTCCCCCCAACAAGAgggtgctctgctgggctcaccatggcacacagctgctgttcttcccTGTGGAGGTGCTGCCCAGTCTTCCTCCACCTCTAAAACTTGTCCAGTGAATGTTTCAGAGGAAAACATCCCCCCATGCTGCTTGTTTAATGATGTGCTTGGAAATCATAGAATtgcagaatgctttgggttggaatggaccctTACCTTGGTCCAACCtccaccttccactggaccaggttgctccaagccccatccagcctggctttgaccACCTCCAGGCATGGGGTATCTGCTTGTTTCTGAATGTTTTGTGTTGCTTCTGCAGCTCTTCTCCCACAGGTGCTgtggtgctctgcagagcaaacCAGGACTCTGCTTGGAGCATCCCCTggggctcctgcccagcctggctgtgggagcTTCAGTTCAGGGGTTTTTATTCCCTTCAGGACACAAGAACAGGGGTGTCTTTGTGGTAATTGATTAAAAATTTCCTCTAAACCATTGTGTCCCCtcagctgtgctccctgtggATGTGGGATGGTGTTTAAGGTGAACActcccagggcccttgcagTGCTGGTCCTGGGCAGGCCTCatctgctgcagccccccagccctggcttgCTCTGGACAAGGTGTGGCTGAGGAATTTGGGTCTCCTTtgccttccctcctgccccagctggccTCAGTGTGGAGGAGGAGGTACAAGCTGTGCAAAGCTCTCTCCctctttgggatttggggtgtctAATAAAGGATTCCAGTAACTCTGGAgccatcagaaggcttagagaCACACATTGCCTTTCTGTCCCCAACTATTCCACAGAACCTTGTGGGAACTCAGAAAATCTGAGCCCTTTATCCCTCTGCAAAGCTCTAGGaatcctggctgctggggagctggtCACACAAACACTGTGTGCTCCTACAAGCCTCCTGTTGCACAGATGCCAAGCTGCAATCAGGTATTTCAGTTCCTCAGCTTTCACTTTCCACTTCTCTTGTGTTCCTAACCAGATGAGCTGTGTCATTGCAGCCCTGAGGAGTCTGGCCACCATTCCTCCCCACATCCAAGCCCTGCTTTGGATGAAATTGCCTTTAATCAATAAAGGGAATTGTGAAACTCATTGCAGGAGATGCATCTTCATGAATCTGTTGCCATTTGGGGTCACCAGGTAGGGAACTCTCCTGTTTCCTTCCTTACAGCATTTCATATATTTCTTTGTGCCTTTGAGAAtgttcctccttttcccttcctccttgtATCTGTCTGTGATTGTGTTTTCTAACTAGCATTCATAATTTCTCAAGGAGTCCGTGCTCTTCAGATCaccctaaaaaaaacccctgaaaccAGATGTGAACAACCTCAGAGCTAACAAAGCACCTCACTAAGCAGTGAGTGCATTTCTCTGTGGTATCGTGCACTGTCACAGGTTTCTTAATGTCCCTGCTGGAGTTAggtgaaaaatggaaaattcactgaaaaactccccctgtgtttctttttacctgtccagcacagggatggtgaTGGACTTTGGGAAATATCCTGGGTGAGGTGAGAGCTaaggagcagctttgtgtttgctgctggagtatcccagctgtgcttctgtgtccctgctcccagcccagcccttccagaggctcctggagcaggaggctggggcaggaatgagctgctctgctgctccccctccttctcccacctcctctcctccaagctcagcccctctccctgctccagctggagccACAGGTTTATCTGGAGGCGAGGAGTCCCTGCTCTGTAAGCTGAGAGccccgaggaggaggagggatcTGCTGGACCCCGGAGGAGAAAGGGTTtggcagcctggaggaaagggagagaggcagagcctgggcaCCATGGCTGGAATCGCTGCTCttgggctcctgtccctgtgtcagcTCTTGGCCACAGCATCAGCTCAGGTGAGAAACCTCATTTGTGTCTCGTGCTCAGGGGGAAACCTGTATGGGTAAAATAGAGTGTGTGTTGTACCTGTGGGGTGAAACGTGGCAATAGGCAGGTATTACTCTGAGGTTTATGACAAATGTGCACCTGGGTTTGTACCTGTGTGGGTAGGTGTAaaaactgctgctttctgtttctATAGAAGTGGTGTTTTCCCATCCAGGACTACAATTATGAGAGGGGAAGCCTTGGAAAGGACAGATCTGTTGATTCAAGAGAAACAGTTTGCTTTTACAATGAAATAACAGATCTCCAGTGAAACTGATCTGATCTGGGTCTTTATCTGAATCAGAGTTTCTTACTCATTCCCTCAATCAATTTTCAAATTTTACACTTACAGCATGTTTAACCCTTGCTCACTTGAGACATGAAGCTGCATTAAACTTCCCTGTCTGGTGTTAATGTTATTGTCTGGGGAAGTGACTCCTCAATGAGATTTTCATTGTTAGTGAGGAATTTTCACAGCCTGGCTTGGGAATTCAGAActctgctgtgagcagagctaCTTCTACAATGAAACCTTTGTTCCCTGAAGCTGCAGTAAGCTGCTCTCTGGAGCCCTCTCCATACAGAAGTCATTTATTGGacctttctctccttcccccaCCTCAGACCTTTCCAAAAGCCCAGATTTTCAGGGGGCACCCTGCTCAGAAAGGAAACTTTCTTCTCCAGTCTTCGTTGGTGTCTGC is a window from the Ammospiza nelsoni isolate bAmmNel1 chromosome 12, bAmmNel1.pri, whole genome shotgun sequence genome containing:
- the OGFR gene encoding opioid growth factor receptor produces the protein MAAWFALRAEEDEAEDEANLWKYDSTWEGEEEDEEDGEEEDGGGGEAEGAAAEEPEDAGEPAGQGRACGRWHGQLGWFSLWLKQIKSFFGIEDQSSNSSLLSWRSFQCSGRRNWTAARDLQRYRNHYPDLKEPENEEDEEMWNLSFYKNEIAFVPHGVHIEILLSSWGDKYETLEENHSYIQWLFPLREHGMNWRARPLTCQEIQAFRKSKEVMDRFLRAYKLMLGFYGINLVNEETGELKRAENWRERFENLNRFSHNNLRITRILKCLGEMGYENYQVHLVKFFLTETLVEETLPNVKRSALDYFLFTVRSKEKRRELIHYAWQHFKPQSSFVWGPRDKLQKYRPRSARAQLHQRPEDKLDTQCQKCDPVEKDQNQCSEVEQKAGDAVELQLAMSDEHVKEKISKCVLKAGDDEEEKEASFGQLEEEDLKNEAEEGQGSAENDCTKESKKRKLNAGLAGAKGDGSLKNSADIENISHNLGECAIDAEIPCSEPGSQAEEDQEALKEDDSSTKEPAAPEAADAAVKRRKVDKKTSRGKQVNLAINLSMGPSASAAKANPAAANGEAGKGGVSEENAAVEVPSEKEGGGDADGGAVRAPAASRPPRTGCTAPVEDGCKSSGDQNSAGGDQHHCNSKLMGGKSELGGVGQQEKVEKAGEKGQAEDKEKKQAPESHEQSMTRACPEENSAKVPPEKGEGSENGAEPGGEQGAAE